Proteins co-encoded in one Bacteroidales bacterium genomic window:
- a CDS encoding gliding motility-associated C-terminal domain-containing protein, whose amino-acid sequence MKKFLFALFLTVYAFFSVYATHQRAGEITYRWLYGLTYEVTIITYTYTPSPADRPELELFWGDGTSDIIQRVEQVHLPNNISYNRYTYDGPGTGGQHTFPAPGTYTLSMEDPNRNAGVINIPNSVNIPMYLETKLVINPFLGNNNSPVLLNAPIDNACIYQPFLHNPWAYDPDGDSLSYSLTACKGQGGLDIPGFFYPPANNTFSINPLTGELLWDSPQLNGEYNICIIIDEWRNGIWIGSVRRDMQITVVSCINQPPIIQQIADTCILAGTLFSLNIQATDPNGDIITLTGNGAPLLITPGPATFPQPVQGTGSVSSTFTWQTQCEHVKKAPYQMNFKVIDDGYPVQLVDFMSFFITIVAPAPENLSATPDGNKINLKWDKSLCANAKGYRIFRRSGYYGFSPDHCETGVPAYTGYVMIAQLDDINDTTFLDDNNGQGLIRGHDYCYMVIAYFSDDAESYASNEACAELTRDVPVITNVSVKNTDITDGSVMIVWTKPTDFDSVQIPGPYKYLIYRRTGLSGTNVTLIDSLSLLQDTVYTDTLINTLNFPYHYRIDFYNDEPGNRFYVGSTEYASSVFLSLTPSDNTLTLSWQFAVPWIHDSMTIYRQNPSTMLFDSIGVTTSLSFADTGLVNGIEYCYYVKSSGHYSASGFASPLINLSQRAYGKPTDNEPPCPPLLSGTVDCKDIKNTLWWSNQNNACDDDIVSYNLYYSPGDGADYFVIFSSNNIADTFYIHPGLNTITGCYYVTAIDSFNNESIPSNLVCFDIDQCLPYELPNVFSPNGDGYNDVFRPFPYDFVDHINIVIFNRWGTIVFKTEDPDINWDGKDRNSKNACSVGVYYYICDVFEKRLQGLTKRTLQGNIHLIR is encoded by the coding sequence ATGAAAAAGTTCCTGTTCGCTTTATTTTTAACAGTTTATGCGTTTTTTTCTGTTTATGCAACGCATCAGCGGGCAGGAGAAATAACTTATCGCTGGCTTTATGGCCTTACTTACGAAGTTACTATTATCACTTATACTTATACTCCCAGCCCTGCCGACAGGCCGGAACTTGAACTTTTCTGGGGTGATGGCACTTCTGATATCATTCAAAGAGTCGAACAAGTACATCTGCCAAACAATATCAGTTACAACAGATACACTTATGATGGTCCCGGTACAGGAGGTCAGCATACATTTCCGGCTCCCGGAACATATACTCTTTCTATGGAAGACCCTAACAGAAATGCAGGGGTAATTAATATTCCTAATTCTGTCAATATCCCAATGTATCTTGAAACAAAGCTGGTCATTAACCCCTTTTTAGGGAATAATAATTCTCCGGTACTCTTGAATGCCCCGATTGATAATGCATGTATATATCAGCCTTTTTTACACAATCCCTGGGCCTACGATCCCGATGGAGACAGCTTATCCTATTCTCTTACTGCCTGCAAAGGGCAGGGAGGGCTTGACATTCCGGGATTTTTTTATCCTCCCGCAAATAACACTTTTTCTATTAACCCTTTAACAGGAGAGTTGCTTTGGGATAGCCCCCAGCTAAATGGCGAATATAATATTTGTATTATTATTGACGAATGGCGCAATGGAATATGGATTGGTTCGGTGAGGCGCGATATGCAGATAACAGTAGTGTCTTGCATTAACCAGCCTCCGATAATACAACAAATTGCAGACACTTGTATTCTGGCAGGGACATTATTTTCATTAAATATACAGGCTACTGACCCGAACGGAGATATTATTACACTTACAGGTAATGGAGCTCCGCTCCTGATAACCCCAGGCCCGGCAACATTTCCTCAGCCTGTTCAGGGAACAGGAAGTGTAAGCTCCACATTCACGTGGCAGACGCAATGTGAGCATGTGAAGAAAGCTCCTTATCAGATGAATTTTAAAGTCATTGATGACGGATACCCTGTACAATTGGTTGACTTTATGTCTTTTTTTATTACGATTGTTGCCCCCGCTCCCGAAAACCTTTCAGCTACTCCTGACGGAAATAAAATAAATTTAAAATGGGATAAAAGCCTTTGTGCTAATGCTAAGGGTTACAGAATATTCAGGCGCAGCGGGTATTATGGCTTTTCCCCCGACCATTGCGAAACAGGAGTTCCTGCTTATACTGGCTATGTGATGATTGCACAATTGGATGATATCAACGATACCACATTTTTGGATGATAACAACGGGCAGGGATTGATTAGGGGTCATGATTATTGCTATATGGTTATTGCCTACTTCTCTGATGATGCAGAAAGTTATGCCTCAAATGAAGCTTGTGCTGAGCTCACTAGGGATGTCCCCGTTATTACTAATGTAAGTGTAAAAAATACAGATATAACTGATGGCTCTGTTATGATTGTTTGGACCAAGCCTACAGATTTTGATTCTGTTCAAATTCCCGGGCCATATAAATACCTTATTTACAGGAGAACAGGATTAAGCGGGACCAATGTAACACTGATTGACTCTCTCTCGTTACTCCAGGATACTGTTTATACGGATACTTTAATAAATACACTTAATTTTCCCTATCATTATCGTATTGATTTTTATAACGATGAACCCGGAAATCGTTTTTATGTTGGCTCTACCGAATATGCTTCCTCTGTTTTTCTTTCACTAACACCTTCCGATAACACTCTTACACTTAGCTGGCAGTTTGCTGTTCCGTGGATTCATGATTCTATGACAATATATCGCCAAAACCCTTCGACTATGCTTTTTGATTCGATAGGGGTTACTACTTCGTTAAGTTTTGCTGATACAGGGCTTGTGAACGGCATAGAATATTGTTATTATGTGAAGTCTTCAGGTCATTATTCAGCAAGCGGTTTTGCAAGCCCTTTGATTAATCTCTCACAACGAGCATACGGAAAACCCACTGACAACGAACCACCATGTCCCCCCTTATTGTCAGGCACAGTGGATTGTAAAGATATTAAAAATACATTATGGTGGTCCAACCAAAACAACGCTTGCGATGATGATATTGTTTCTTATAATCTTTATTATTCTCCTGGTGATGGTGCCGATTATTTTGTAATATTTTCTTCAAATAACATTGCAGATACGTTTTACATTCACCCAGGCTTGAACACTATTACAGGGTGTTACTATGTTACTGCCATAGATTCTTTTAATAATGAAAGCATACCAAGTAATTTAGTCTGTTTTGATATTGACCAGTGTTTACCTTATGAACTTCCTAATGTCTTTTCTCCAAACGGGGACGGTTATAATGATGTTTTTCGCCCATTCCCTTACGATTTTGTTGACCACATAAACATAGTTATTTTTAACCGCTGGGGAACCATTGTTTTTAAAACAGAAGACCCGGATATAAACTGGGACGGAAAGGACAGAAATTCGAAAAATGCTTGTAGTGTTGGCGTTTATTATTATATATGCGATGTGTTTGAAAAAAGGTTGCAGGGGCTAACAAAAAGAACCCTTCAAGGCAATATACATCTTATCAGGTAA
- a CDS encoding patatin-like phospholipase family protein: protein MKTKVALVLSSGGCRGIAHIGVIEELLKDGYEISAISGTSIGSVIGGVFASGNLGPFTEWLCQLDEVDVYDLLDFTFTGQGFIKAERIFKQFEKFIGCRTFEELKIPFAAVVTDITRRREIVFDKGNLIMAIRASIAIPSIVTPVIYKDMILVDGGIINPIPANCVKRTEGDILAVVDVNANIPYKKPVYIPRPKFKKFSIKRKILSFAKRRYNLFSGEKKLTEDTPGYFTVLDKSFDIMQDSICRLTILKEKPQIEVDISRDAASTFEFYRAEELIEAGREAYHLAKQLKSANENNYNI, encoded by the coding sequence GTGAAAACGAAAGTTGCATTGGTTTTATCAAGCGGTGGATGTAGGGGGATAGCCCACATCGGTGTGATTGAAGAGTTGCTGAAAGACGGCTATGAGATTTCTGCAATTTCTGGCACATCCATAGGTTCGGTTATTGGAGGAGTTTTTGCCTCCGGAAATTTGGGGCCGTTTACGGAATGGCTTTGCCAGCTCGATGAAGTGGATGTTTATGACCTGTTAGATTTTACGTTTACCGGTCAGGGATTTATCAAGGCAGAACGTATTTTTAAACAATTTGAGAAATTTATAGGATGCAGAACTTTTGAAGAACTTAAAATACCATTTGCTGCCGTGGTAACAGATATTACCAGGCGAAGAGAAATTGTTTTTGACAAAGGCAACCTGATCATGGCCATACGTGCCTCGATAGCTATACCATCCATTGTTACTCCTGTGATATATAAAGATATGATTTTGGTTGACGGCGGTATCATTAATCCCATACCCGCAAATTGTGTAAAACGAACCGAAGGAGATATCCTTGCCGTGGTGGATGTAAATGCCAATATACCGTATAAAAAACCCGTATATATTCCCAGACCAAAGTTTAAAAAATTTTCTATTAAGCGTAAAATACTGAGTTTTGCCAAGAGGCGTTACAACTTGTTTTCAGGCGAAAAAAAACTTACAGAAGATACTCCCGGATATTTTACAGTACTCGACAAATCATTTGATATTATGCAGGATTCGATATGCCGGCTTACCATACTTAAGGAAAAACCCCAAATAGAAGTGGACATCTCACGCGATGCCGCTTCCACTTTTGAATTTTACCGTGCCGAAGAATTGATTGAAGCAGGGCGGGAAGCATATCACCTGGCGAAACAGTTAAAATCAGCAAATGAAAATAATTACAACATCTAA
- a CDS encoding PqqD family protein produces the protein MNFFQRRKILKKLNYMEATPIRKSNFETNEEGVVTLVVPKFKNQKFNEFMLSPRKRFFRITLDKLGSAVWSQIDGTSRVADICSRCLEICGDSIMPVEQRVTKFLSTLYEGRYISFREIEKSE, from the coding sequence ATGAATTTTTTCCAAAGAAGAAAAATACTTAAAAAATTGAACTATATGGAAGCCACCCCCATAAGAAAAAGCAATTTCGAAACTAACGAAGAAGGTGTGGTAACGCTGGTTGTTCCAAAATTTAAAAATCAGAAATTCAATGAATTTATGCTTAGCCCGCGAAAAAGGTTTTTCCGGATTACCCTTGACAAGCTTGGGTCAGCCGTTTGGAGCCAGATAGATGGCACTTCCCGGGTTGCGGATATTTGCAGCCGCTGCCTCGAAATTTGCGGAGATAGTATTATGCCGGTAGAACAAAGGGTAACAAAATTCCTTAGCACTTTATACGAAGGCAGGTATATTTCATTCAGGGAAATTGAAAAGTCAGAATAA
- a CDS encoding gliding motility-associated C-terminal domain-containing protein, which translates to MNRIPGNGQKNLDDFLRTSFENYQPDVSSHIWGKLSTKIFKKNVADFVTFRQFKNSFRPEFKAAGAHIKIWLSYAAAACLTAGVVFGSAYIITDVINKGKDVQQKETGIQTTMPGNNLNMDIVTEKSPQIIENNTSEKLDNNRITTVSSIDNRQENLVNNNTNLPALKDNTSGTSVKTDTVKTNKTNYQTSLQQYIEKVNSPDKPVEHNPVSADEEVIPDINFDELDELAIEEIDAEVYSLEIPNVFTPNNDGYNDYFVIKNIDKYPENTLIVASRNGNTVLETSNYQNNWDARNQPAGTYYYILSYKDKRNNHGVIKGIVSVVR; encoded by the coding sequence ATGAACAGAATACCCGGTAACGGACAAAAAAATTTGGATGATTTTTTAAGAACCTCTTTCGAGAATTATCAGCCGGATGTTTCTTCACATATCTGGGGTAAATTAAGCACTAAGATATTTAAAAAGAATGTAGCGGATTTTGTAACATTCAGACAATTTAAAAACTCTTTCAGGCCTGAATTTAAAGCTGCCGGTGCACACATTAAAATATGGCTCAGCTATGCCGCGGCAGCCTGCCTTACCGCGGGCGTTGTTTTCGGTTCAGCCTATATTATTACAGATGTTATTAATAAAGGAAAAGACGTTCAACAAAAAGAAACCGGGATTCAAACCACAATGCCTGGCAATAATCTAAACATGGATATTGTAACTGAAAAAAGCCCCCAAATTATAGAGAATAATACCAGCGAAAAACTAGATAATAATAGGATTACAACTGTTTCGTCCATTGACAACAGACAGGAAAATCTTGTAAACAATAATACTAATTTACCGGCTTTAAAAGATAATACCTCTGGCACTTCTGTGAAAACAGATACCGTCAAAACAAATAAAACCAACTACCAAACATCACTACAGCAATATATTGAAAAAGTCAACTCTCCCGACAAGCCTGTTGAACACAACCCCGTTTCTGCCGACGAAGAGGTGATACCCGATATAAATTTTGATGAGTTGGACGAACTTGCTATCGAAGAAATTGACGCTGAAGTATATTCCCTTGAAATTCCAAATGTTTTCACGCCTAATAATGACGGGTATAATGATTACTTCGTGATAAAAAACATTGATAAATACCCCGAAAACACTTTAATCGTAGCCAGCCGTAACGGCAACACCGTTTTAGAAACTTCCAACTACCAGAATAACTGGGATGCCCGTAACCAGCCTGCAGGAACTTACTATTACATTTTAAGTTATAAAGATAAACGGAACAACCATGGTGTTATCAAGGGTATTGTTTCCGTGGTAAGGTAA
- a CDS encoding RNA polymerase sigma factor — translation MGLDKKIIEGCIAGNRKAQKALFEKYKSSMMGVCLRYCKSRDEAEDVLMEAFMTVLSEIHTIRSESYVDQWVRRVVVNHAINNYRKNLKHYFHAEIDNIAESDIDEDESFDVTGNFSVNEIMAAMQEMPDGYRMVLNLYVVEGYKHKEIAEMLNIAVGTSKSQLSKARKIIQDKLSKQ, via the coding sequence ATGGGGCTTGATAAAAAAATAATAGAGGGCTGCATTGCCGGAAACAGAAAAGCGCAGAAAGCCCTCTTTGAGAAGTACAAGTCATCTATGATGGGCGTTTGTTTGAGGTATTGCAAAAGCAGAGATGAGGCAGAAGATGTGTTGATGGAGGCTTTTATGACTGTTTTATCCGAAATCCACACCATCAGGAGCGAAAGTTATGTGGACCAGTGGGTAAGGAGAGTAGTAGTGAACCATGCTATCAATAACTACCGTAAAAACCTGAAACACTATTTTCATGCCGAAATTGACAATATTGCCGAGTCGGACATTGATGAAGATGAAAGCTTTGATGTTACAGGCAATTTTTCAGTGAACGAGATTATGGCTGCCATGCAGGAAATGCCCGACGGATACAGAATGGTGCTTAACCTTTATGTTGTGGAAGGATATAAGCACAAAGAAATAGCAGAAATGCTGAACATAGCTGTGGGGACTTCAAAATCACAGTTATCGAAGGCACGAAAAATAATACAGGATAAGTTATCTAAACAATAA
- a CDS encoding oligopeptide transporter, OPT family, with product MSEQKKFVPFVSSETNMAEFTLKALLIGLVMAVLLGAANAYLGLKAGMTIAATYPAAVIGMAILKMMKGSILEENFARTVGSIGESVAAGAIFTLPAFFIAGIWDPFFTPGHYVTSTLILIAGGVLGIMFVALLRRVMVDDAELKFPESIAAAEIHKAGRRGGGGSKFLFGAMIGGALIKAMGEFKFFATTWEKFVAFGKSTIAGTAFQGQGGMLLSSPGISPAYMGVGYIIGPKLGALNFSGGLIAWGLLAPIIYYFIAPSINMDFLNSWAAILQTKDPSLSTENALAKVSDSSFQIGQIWRFIVRPIAIGGMLMGACFTLFKMRKSLGAGIKRAIGDVKKAAGGTNVTDRVDKDIPITWVIIGILAVAIMTFCITFFIFSAGILVSVVAATLMIILAFLFAAVSGYLVGIMGSSNNPISGLTLTALVVTALILFALGVRGEEGVASVLGVAAIVCVSAAVAGEMLQDLKAGHILGGTPWRMQIGDIIGVILAGVVMFGVLVILNEGDIAQGKIQGYEGGFGSKNLSAPQASLMAMLSKGIVGGQMAWPLIIVGMLMGLAFILMQVKSPMLVSVGMYLPLETTFAIFLGGIVKGIVEIIQKRKNFSLGQAVRTENVGVLLASGFIAGEALMGLVFALLYFLNVPTFSIFENPSFGVSIIVLVLIAVALIWLPVRNRGAADAPPPPSGNF from the coding sequence ATGTCTGAACAAAAAAAATTTGTACCATTTGTGTCATCTGAGACCAACATGGCAGAGTTTACGCTGAAAGCCCTTTTGATAGGCCTTGTAATGGCTGTTTTATTGGGGGCCGCCAATGCATATCTTGGCCTGAAGGCCGGTATGACCATTGCAGCAACATACCCGGCAGCTGTTATCGGGATGGCCATATTAAAAATGATGAAAGGCTCCATTCTTGAAGAAAATTTTGCCCGTACCGTGGGCTCCATTGGTGAGTCTGTTGCAGCGGGAGCAATTTTTACGCTACCTGCGTTTTTTATTGCAGGGATATGGGACCCGTTTTTTACCCCGGGACATTATGTAACGTCAACTCTGATACTTATTGCCGGCGGCGTGCTTGGTATCATGTTTGTTGCATTATTGCGCCGTGTTATGGTGGATGATGCCGAACTGAAATTTCCGGAATCTATTGCTGCAGCCGAAATTCACAAAGCCGGACGCCGTGGAGGCGGAGGTTCTAAATTTTTATTCGGAGCCATGATAGGCGGTGCCCTTATCAAAGCTATGGGAGAGTTTAAATTTTTTGCAACGACATGGGAAAAATTTGTTGCTTTTGGAAAATCAACTATTGCTGGTACCGCTTTTCAGGGGCAGGGAGGCATGTTGCTCAGTTCTCCGGGAATCAGTCCGGCATACATGGGCGTTGGTTATATTATCGGGCCGAAGCTTGGCGCGTTAAACTTCAGCGGTGGCTTGATTGCATGGGGACTGCTGGCACCAATTATCTATTATTTTATTGCACCCTCCATTAACATGGATTTTTTGAACAGCTGGGCAGCGATTCTTCAAACTAAAGACCCCTCACTATCAACAGAAAATGCATTAGCCAAAGTAAGCGATTCTTCATTTCAGATAGGTCAAATCTGGCGTTTTATCGTCAGGCCTATCGCAATCGGAGGCATGTTAATGGGTGCCTGTTTCACACTTTTTAAAATGCGTAAAAGCCTTGGCGCCGGCATAAAGAGAGCGATAGGTGATGTGAAAAAAGCCGCCGGAGGCACAAACGTTACAGACCGCGTTGATAAAGATATTCCCATAACATGGGTTATCATTGGCATTTTGGCTGTTGCTATAATGACTTTTTGTATTACATTTTTTATTTTTAGTGCAGGAATACTTGTTTCGGTTGTAGCTGCTACTCTGATGATAATACTCGCATTCTTATTTGCCGCAGTATCCGGATACCTTGTGGGTATTATGGGTTCAAGCAACAATCCTATCAGCGGGTTAACATTAACGGCACTGGTTGTAACGGCTTTGATACTTTTTGCTCTTGGCGTAAGAGGCGAAGAGGGCGTTGCTTCTGTATTGGGAGTTGCTGCTATTGTATGCGTCTCGGCTGCGGTTGCCGGAGAAATGCTACAAGATCTAAAAGCAGGGCATATTCTGGGTGGTACACCTTGGAGGATGCAAATCGGGGATATTATTGGCGTTATACTTGCAGGCGTGGTAATGTTTGGTGTGTTGGTGATATTAAATGAAGGCGATATTGCTCAGGGAAAAATTCAGGGATATGAAGGCGGGTTTGGCAGCAAAAATCTTTCTGCGCCACAAGCAAGCCTAATGGCAATGCTTTCAAAAGGGATAGTGGGAGGCCAGATGGCATGGCCGTTGATTATTGTTGGGATGCTGATGGGACTTGCTTTCATATTGATGCAGGTAAAAAGCCCCATGCTTGTAAGTGTCGGGATGTATCTTCCTCTTGAAACAACGTTTGCTATTTTCCTGGGAGGTATTGTTAAAGGTATTGTTGAAATTATTCAGAAACGCAAAAATTTCTCACTCGGCCAGGCGGTGCGTACCGAAAATGTCGGTGTGCTGCTGGCTTCAGGATTCATTGCCGGAGAAGCATTGATGGGGCTCGTTTTTGCCTTGTTGTATTTCTTAAATGTTCCCACATTTTCTATATTTGAAAATCCTTCTTTCGGCGTAAGTATCATTGTTTTAGTGCTTATTGCTGTCGCTTTAATATGGCTTCCGGTTCGCAACAGGGGTGCTGCAGATGCTCCGCCTCCGCCTAGCGGAAACTTCTAA